Proteins found in one Mesotoga infera genomic segment:
- a CDS encoding ABC transporter substrate-binding protein, with amino-acid sequence MKRFLVLAVVMMLALAMFAVDPIVIGVFEPMTGPYAAGGQLTMEGITLAAEQVKEVLGRPVELVLVDNKSEKVEASNAVSRLIQFNKASVIIGSYGSAVAIPGSEVANAAGVPMIGCSPTNPLVTLGKEYAFRVCFIDPFQGSVMAKFAVEDLGAKTAVIIQDIASDYSVGLSHYFQNSFKSLTGDNKSITGVISYQTGDQDFTAQLAYAQGKNPDVVFIPAASYGEAALIIKQARELGIQSQFLGGDTWEVPEFLQVGGASVEGSYFSTHFDVAVAPTPKAAEFIDAFKVKYGVEPSAFAALGYDAFMLAIDAIIRADSAVPEDIKNALRATKNFEGVTGYINIDVNGDAVKDAIVRVVKDNAFEFVSVVKPAE; translated from the coding sequence GTGAAGAGATTTCTAGTTCTGGCAGTTGTTATGATGTTGGCTTTAGCGATGTTTGCTGTTGATCCAATCGTTATTGGTGTTTTCGAGCCTATGACTGGTCCTTACGCTGCCGGCGGGCAGCTCACTATGGAGGGAATTACCCTTGCGGCCGAGCAAGTGAAGGAGGTTCTTGGAAGGCCTGTAGAACTGGTTTTGGTCGATAACAAGAGCGAGAAAGTCGAAGCATCCAACGCAGTTTCTAGGTTGATTCAGTTCAACAAAGCATCGGTAATTATCGGTAGCTACGGAAGCGCCGTTGCAATACCAGGTAGCGAAGTGGCCAATGCGGCAGGAGTTCCGATGATCGGATGTTCACCGACGAACCCGCTGGTAACTTTGGGCAAGGAATATGCTTTCAGAGTCTGTTTCATCGACCCCTTCCAGGGAAGCGTAATGGCAAAGTTCGCGGTTGAGGACTTGGGTGCGAAGACCGCCGTTATCATTCAGGACATTGCTTCAGACTATTCAGTCGGGCTTTCCCATTACTTCCAAAACTCTTTCAAGAGCCTTACTGGTGATAACAAATCGATAACAGGTGTCATTTCTTACCAGACCGGAGACCAGGATTTCACCGCACAGCTTGCGTATGCCCAGGGAAAAAATCCAGACGTGGTTTTCATTCCCGCAGCGTCTTACGGAGAGGCTGCACTTATCATCAAACAGGCTCGTGAACTGGGAATTCAATCTCAGTTTCTTGGCGGAGACACGTGGGAAGTTCCAGAGTTTCTGCAGGTCGGTGGAGCGTCGGTTGAAGGCAGCTACTTCAGTACGCACTTCGACGTGGCAGTAGCACCGACTCCAAAAGCGGCCGAATTCATAGATGCATTCAAAGTCAAGTATGGAGTCGAACCTAGTGCGTTCGCGGCTCTTGGATATGATGCATTCATGTTGGCAATTGATGCCATTATAAGAGCTGATTCTGCCGTTCCCGAGGACATTAAGAATGCGCTTAGGGCAACAAAGAACTTCGAAGGTGTCACAGGATATATTAATATCGACGTAAACGGTGATGCAGTAAAGGATGCAATAGTTAGGGTCGTTAAGGATAATGCATTCGAGTTCGTGAGTGTTGTGAAACCCGCCGAGTAG
- the tdh gene encoding L-threonine 3-dehydrogenase: MESETMIAIVKESPGPGLILKKVPVPGEPGPHDVLVKVKRASICGTDIHIYKWDEWSQKRIRPPQIGGHEFTGQVVKIGDNVTSVAVGDLVVSETHIPCQKCLQCRTGKMHICKNMQILGVHRDGVFAEYVRVPEIVLWKVDPSILPEYASIMEPFGNAVHTALVTDLTGKNVLITGAGPIGVMAVAVAKVAGAAQVFVSEIKEFRKDLARKMGADIVIDPTEEDLPSRVRALTEDNGADVLLEMSGNSTAFIQGLQSLTNGAVVSLLGVFPGELSFDINGLFTFKGLTMYGITGRKMFETWQVATQLLKNSRIDLSPVVTHILPADRFEEGFDVMKRGISGKVILEF, from the coding sequence TTGGAATCGGAAACTATGATTGCGATCGTAAAGGAAAGTCCGGGACCAGGACTTATTCTAAAGAAGGTTCCAGTACCTGGAGAACCTGGTCCACACGATGTTCTGGTGAAAGTCAAACGAGCTTCAATTTGTGGTACCGATATTCACATCTACAAGTGGGATGAATGGTCTCAGAAGAGGATCCGTCCTCCACAGATAGGAGGACACGAGTTCACTGGACAGGTGGTAAAAATTGGTGATAATGTCACATCGGTCGCTGTAGGAGACTTGGTGGTTTCCGAGACCCACATACCGTGTCAGAAATGCCTTCAGTGCAGGACCGGCAAGATGCATATATGCAAGAACATGCAAATTCTCGGTGTGCACAGGGACGGAGTCTTCGCAGAATATGTGAGGGTTCCCGAGATTGTCTTGTGGAAGGTAGATCCTTCAATCCTTCCGGAATATGCTTCGATAATGGAGCCCTTCGGCAATGCCGTTCACACTGCGCTCGTAACAGATCTCACCGGAAAGAATGTCCTGATTACCGGGGCCGGACCTATCGGAGTGATGGCGGTAGCGGTGGCGAAGGTTGCAGGGGCGGCTCAAGTATTCGTGTCTGAGATCAAGGAGTTCAGAAAGGATCTGGCGAGAAAGATGGGAGCCGATATAGTGATCGATCCGACAGAAGAGGATCTTCCTTCCAGAGTGAGAGCCCTTACCGAAGACAACGGAGCCGATGTTCTTCTCGAGATGTCGGGAAACTCTACGGCCTTCATTCAGGGTCTTCAGAGTCTTACTAACGGGGCCGTCGTTTCTCTTCTTGGAGTCTTTCCCGGTGAGTTATCATTTGATATAAACGGGCTGTTCACTTTCAAGGGTCTAACAATGTACGGTATTACGGGTAGAAAGATGTTCGAGACTTGGCAGGTCGCGACTCAGTTGCTTAAGAACAGTAGAATCGACCTTTCGCCTGTCGTCACGCACATTCTTCCCGCAGATAGATTCGAAGAGGGTTTTGATGTCATGAAGAGAGGTATTTCCGGAAAGGTAATCCTTGAATTCTGA